In one Lolium rigidum isolate FL_2022 chromosome 3, APGP_CSIRO_Lrig_0.1, whole genome shotgun sequence genomic region, the following are encoded:
- the LOC124698965 gene encoding uncharacterized protein LOC124698965 has product MLQMTRMERSPALHLAVVALLGFCCLVHASSAAIQFPPAAPMVQRETEAIPASSGADGQAVITREANSGGFSRRMEMDMELEDYPGSGANDRHSPWRQERRN; this is encoded by the exons ATGCTTCAGATGACACGGATGGAGAGAtcgcctgcgctgcacctggcagtGGTGGCTCTGCTGGGCTTCTGCTGCCTCGTCCATGCTTCAAGTGCTGCGATTCAATTTCCACCTG CGGCCCCGATGGTGCAGCGGGAGACTGAGGCGATCCCAGCTTCAAGTGGGGCAGATGGCCAG GCTGTCATAACACGAGAGGCCAATTCCGGCGGCTTCAGCAGAAGGATGGAGATGGATATGGAGCTGGAGGACTACCCGGGCTCTGGGGCCAACGACCGGCACTCACCGTGGCGGCAAGAAAGGAGGAACTGA